In Perca fluviatilis chromosome 11, GENO_Pfluv_1.0, whole genome shotgun sequence, the following proteins share a genomic window:
- the LOC120568405 gene encoding carbonic anhydrase-like, which translates to MSHGWGYGPTNGPDKWGEDFPVANGPRQSPINIVPREAQYDHTLKALKLKYDPSNSNGILNNGHSFQVDFLDDTDSSTLTGGPISGTYRLKQFHFHWGASDDRGSEHTVNGINFPCELHLVHWNTKYPSFGEAASQPDGLAVVGVFLKIGAANPRLQKVLDALDAIKSKGKQTTFPNFDPKTLLPGSLHYWTYDGSLTTPPLLESVTWIVLKEPISVSPAQMAKFRSLLFTGEGESPCCMEDNYRPPQPLKDRKVRASFK; encoded by the exons ATGTCTCACGGATGGGGATACGGACCAACTAACG GACCTGACAAATGGGGAGAAGATTTTCCTGTAGCTAATGGGCCCAGACAGTCTCCCATCAACATTGTCCCGAGGGAGGCCCAATATGACCACACTCTGAAGGCTCTAAAACTCAAGTATGACCCCTCCAACTCCAACGGCATTCTCAACAACGGACACTCCTTCCAGGTGGACTTTTTGGACGACACAGACAGTTCCA CCCTGACTGGAGGTCCTATTTCTGGAACTTATCGTTTGAAGCAGTTTCATTTCCACTGGGGAGCCAGTGACGACAGAGGCTCAGAGCACACTGTCAACGGCATCAACTTTCCCTGTGAG CTTCATCTGGTGCACTGGAACACTAAGTACCCTAGCTTTGGCGAGGCAGCCAGCCAGCCTGATGGACTCGCAGTGGTCGGGGTCTTTCTCAAG ATTGGTGCTGCCAACCCCAGGCTTCAGAAAGTTCTGGATGCTTTGGATGCAATTAAGTCTAAG GGAAAGCAGACCACCTTTCCAAACTTTGACCCAAAGACTCTTCTTCCGGGTTCTCTGCATTATTGGACCTATGATGGCTCTCTGACCACGCCTCCCCTGTTGGAGAGTGTCACCTGGATCGTCCTCAAGGAGCCAATCAGTGTCAGCCCTGCACAA ATGGCCAAGTTCCGCAGCCTCCTCTTCACTGGAGAAGGAGAATCTCCATGCTGCATGGAGGACAACTACCGGCCTCCTCAGCCTCTGAAGGACCGTAAGGTCCGCGCCTCCTTCAAATAA